The following proteins come from a genomic window of Actinomycetes bacterium:
- the yajC gene encoding preprotein translocase subunit YajC, whose protein sequence is MGTTGTEGEAEPAEGAGGFLAQYGTWIWLIVLVVAFYFLLIRPQRQRSKKAQDLLSSVKRGDEILTVGGFYGKIKDVREDSFIITLSSGVDVKVSKSAVSKKVS, encoded by the coding sequence ATGGGAACCACTGGTACTGAAGGTGAAGCTGAACCGGCAGAAGGTGCTGGCGGTTTTCTGGCTCAATATGGAACCTGGATTTGGCTTATTGTACTGGTAGTAGCTTTTTATTTTCTGCTTATCAGGCCTCAAAGGCAAAGAAGCAAGAAAGCGCAGGATCTTCTTTCCAGTGTAAAAAGAGGAGACGAGATATTAACCGTAGGCGGTTTTTACGGCAAGATAAAGGATGTAAGGGAAGATAGCTTTATAATCACTTTATCCAGCGGCGTGGATGTAAAAGTTAGTAAAAGTGCAGTATCCAAGAAAGTAAGCTAA
- a CDS encoding YebC/PmpR family DNA-binding transcriptional regulator, with translation MSGHSKWHSIKHKKAKEDAKRGNMFGKLSRMITVAAREGASGDPKDNIALANALAKAKEYNMPQDNIERAIKRGTGEIEGVNYESVVYEGYGPAGIAVLVEVMTENKNRTAADIRNIFGKNNGNLGESGSVSWQFERMGLIMIEKSAIKDEEEFMLNVIDAGAEDIDEEDDSLVIKADPQEFMKVKSYLEDNGVNIKSSELDMIPKNTVELSKEDAVKALRLINTLDDHDDVQNVTSNLDIPDDILNEIESQ, from the coding sequence ATGTCAGGTCATTCTAAATGGCATTCTATAAAACATAAAAAAGCAAAAGAAGACGCCAAAAGAGGCAATATGTTCGGCAAACTGAGCCGTATGATTACCGTGGCAGCCAGAGAAGGAGCAAGCGGAGACCCCAAGGATAATATTGCCTTAGCAAATGCACTGGCTAAAGCCAAGGAATATAATATGCCCCAGGATAATATTGAAAGAGCAATAAAACGGGGCACAGGTGAGATAGAGGGGGTAAATTACGAGTCAGTGGTTTATGAAGGCTATGGCCCGGCAGGGATAGCTGTGCTGGTGGAAGTAATGACCGAGAACAAGAACCGGACAGCGGCTGACATACGCAATATTTTCGGCAAAAACAATGGTAATCTGGGGGAAAGTGGTAGTGTTAGCTGGCAATTTGAAAGAATGGGTCTTATCATGATAGAAAAGTCTGCGATTAAGGATGAGGAAGAGTTTATGCTAAATGTTATAGACGCAGGGGCCGAAGATATTGATGAAGAGGACGATAGCTTGGTTATAAAGGCTGATCCCCAGGAATTCATGAAAGTAAAGAGTTATCTGGAGGATAACGGTGTTAATATAAAATCCAGCGAACTGGATATGATTCCCAAAAATACTGTGGAATTGAGCAAAGAAGATGCGGTTAAGGCTCTAAGGTTAATTAATACTCTTGATGACCATGATGATGTTCAGAATGTTACCTCTAATCTGGATATACCAGATGATATTTTAAATGAAATAGAATCACAATAA
- the ruvC gene encoding crossover junction endodeoxyribonuclease RuvC: MIILGIDPGFEITGISVLQAKSNDLEPLYCDYIITKRNQTVDKRLKKIFVSIVDVIKQYQPHCLAIEEIFFSVNAKSAIKVGQARGVSLLAASVNDLEIFEYTPLEVKQAIVGYGRATKKQIKFMLKNILGKSDDFFPKKDDAWDAMALCICHANSYKFKQKTKIEN, from the coding sequence CTGATAATTTTAGGGATAGATCCGGGATTTGAAATTACTGGAATAAGTGTGTTGCAGGCCAAAAGCAATGACCTGGAACCACTGTATTGCGACTATATTATTACTAAAAGAAACCAGACAGTAGATAAAAGGTTAAAAAAAATATTTGTTTCCATAGTGGATGTAATTAAACAATACCAGCCGCATTGTCTGGCTATCGAAGAAATTTTCTTCAGCGTAAATGCAAAATCCGCTATCAAAGTAGGCCAGGCCAGGGGAGTTTCCCTGCTGGCCGCCAGTGTTAATGACTTGGAAATTTTTGAATATACTCCATTGGAAGTTAAGCAGGCCATTGTTGGTTATGGCCGGGCTACTAAAAAACAGATTAAATTTATGTTAAAAAATATATTGGGCAAAAGTGATGATTTTTTCCCCAAAAAGGATGATGCCTGGGACGCTATGGCATTATGCATATGCCATGCCAACAGCTATAAATTTAAACAAAAAACAAAAATAGAAAACTGA
- the secF gene encoding protein translocase subunit SecF translates to MILRDTNINFVGKRRIWYFISMAIIVAGIIGLLARGGFNLGIDFLGGSLMEVKFNQEVEVEQIREVMTDIGHSNAILQRTESDQFIIRTTIRDIETKNEILDALDEEIGVERPPLQDRNVMPGFGKLITRMALIAMGISILGILIYVWIRFEFRFGAAAILALFHDVLITLGVYAILHREINTSTIAALLTIIGYSLNDTIVVFDRIRENKIDANKIGYGQMVNESINKTLSRSLNTSFTTLIPVVILLSIGSTALKDFALALTVGIITGTYSSIFIASQFLVTWNNRFPKFKK, encoded by the coding sequence TTGATTCTGAGGGATACCAACATAAATTTCGTAGGTAAAAGAAGAATATGGTATTTTATATCTATGGCCATAATTGTTGCCGGTATTATCGGGTTACTGGCCAGAGGAGGTTTTAATCTGGGTATTGATTTCCTGGGAGGCTCTCTGATGGAAGTTAAATTCAACCAGGAAGTAGAAGTAGAGCAGATTAGGGAAGTTATGACCGATATAGGTCACAGTAATGCCATTTTGCAGAGAACGGAAAGTGACCAGTTTATAATAAGAACCACTATCAGGGACATAGAGACCAAAAATGAGATACTGGATGCTCTGGATGAAGAGATTGGGGTAGAGAGGCCGCCCCTGCAGGACAGGAATGTAATGCCTGGATTTGGAAAGCTGATTACCAGAATGGCCCTTATTGCCATGGGTATAAGTATTCTGGGCATACTTATATATGTATGGATAAGGTTTGAGTTCAGATTTGGGGCCGCGGCCATACTTGCTCTTTTTCATGATGTCCTTATCACCCTTGGTGTCTATGCCATCCTGCACCGGGAAATAAATACATCTACCATAGCTGCTTTGCTGACTATTATCGGCTATTCCTTAAATGATACCATAGTGGTTTTTGACAGGATTCGTGAAAATAAAATTGATGCTAATAAAATAGGCTATGGTCAGATGGTTAATGAGTCAATCAATAAAACCCTTTCCAGGTCGCTAAATACTTCTTTTACCACCCTTATTCCGGTTGTAATATTGTTGAGTATAGGAAGCACTGCCCTAAAAGATTTTGCCCTGGCTTTAACCGTGGGAATAATAACCGGGACCTATTCCTCAATTTTTATTGCCAGCCAGTTTCTGGTTACCTGGAATAATAGATTTCCTAAATTTAAGAAATAG
- the secD gene encoding protein translocase subunit SecD, whose translation MRNKKVHITIIVILAIILGASLYYAYPFQSSIQLGLDLKGGTQLILKPVQQGSEEVTEESLNQAMFIIRDRIDALGISEPLITRDYSENIVVQLPGVSDPDRAIEVIGKTAQLEFRIVESVAETGEVQLGPVLMTGDKLASSQAGYNSNGQIVVSMSFTSEGQEQFSEITAENIGKQLAIVLDGEIKSAPVINTAITSDAVIEGITSLEEANDIALVLQTGALPVNLEIEENKTVGPTLGRDALTKGLYAGFIGLILIVIFMIVYYRGLGLISVINLAVYIIIFWGILAGIGAALTLPGIAGIILTIGMAVDANVIIFERIKEELKKEKSARMSINEGFRHGLRTIVDANITTLITAAALYRFGTGPVRGFAVTLSIGVVISMLTSLVFSRSIIYMLAGFRPVASPKFLGMWKKRGES comes from the coding sequence ATGCGCAACAAAAAGGTCCATATCACCATAATAGTAATATTGGCGATAATATTAGGCGCTAGCCTTTATTATGCTTATCCTTTTCAATCTTCTATTCAGCTGGGGCTGGACCTGAAAGGTGGAACCCAGTTAATACTTAAGCCGGTTCAGCAGGGTTCGGAGGAAGTTACCGAAGAATCCCTGAACCAGGCTATGTTTATAATCAGAGACAGAATAGATGCCCTGGGTATTTCCGAGCCTTTAATCACCAGGGATTATTCGGAGAATATTGTGGTACAATTGCCAGGGGTAAGCGACCCTGATCGGGCTATAGAAGTTATCGGGAAAACTGCGCAGCTGGAATTCAGGATAGTAGAATCAGTAGCTGAAACAGGAGAGGTGCAGCTGGGCCCGGTACTTATGACCGGTGACAAGCTGGCCAGTTCCCAGGCCGGATATAATTCCAATGGACAGATTGTAGTATCCATGAGCTTTACCAGTGAAGGCCAGGAGCAGTTTTCAGAGATAACTGCCGAAAACATAGGAAAGCAGCTGGCCATAGTATTGGATGGAGAGATAAAATCAGCACCGGTTATAAATACGGCCATAACCTCGGATGCGGTTATTGAAGGGATAACCAGCCTGGAAGAGGCCAATGATATAGCATTGGTGCTTCAAACCGGAGCACTTCCAGTTAACCTGGAAATAGAAGAAAACAAAACAGTAGGCCCTACTCTGGGCAGGGATGCTCTAACCAAGGGGCTGTATGCCGGATTTATCGGACTTATTCTAATTGTAATCTTTATGATTGTCTATTACCGGGGTCTGGGTTTGATATCGGTAATCAATCTGGCAGTTTATATAATAATATTCTGGGGTATACTGGCCGGTATCGGGGCGGCTTTAACTCTGCCGGGCATAGCCGGAATAATCCTTACTATAGGTATGGCGGTTGATGCCAATGTAATTATATTTGAGCGAATCAAGGAAGAGTTAAAAAAGGAGAAGTCTGCCCGAATGTCTATAAACGAAGGCTTCAGGCACGGCCTTAGAACTATTGTAGATGCCAATATTACCACCCTTATAACTGCTGCGGCTCTGTACAGGTTTGGAACCGGGCCGGTAAGGGGTTTTGCGGTTACATTAAGCATCGGTGTGGTTATAAGTATGCTTACCAGCCTGGTATTCAGCAGATCCATAATTTATATGCTGGCAGGGTTCAGGCCGGTAGCATCGCCTAAATTTTTGGGAATGTGGAAAAAACGGGGTGAGTCTTGA
- the queA gene encoding tRNA preQ1(34) S-adenosylmethionine ribosyltransferase-isomerase QueA — MDISKFSYNLPPRFIAQKPLAQRDKAKLMVLDRSKKDIRHDYFFNLGHYLKPNDCLVLNESKVQKCRLMGTKENTGAKIECFVLEKIKKNSYLVLLKPSKRLEEGTRVYIGEHWFVVKDKKDKGKAVVEFDTDVPVLFEKYGLVPLPPYIKNSHIEEKDYQTVYARIEGSAAAPTAGLHFTGSLMDRLRAKGIIFAYVGLDIGIDTFRPIRESNIEDHQIHSEHYYLNQDQAGIINGARNKGGKIIAVGTTTTRVLETVMEKHQRITADKGQTSLYIYPGYQFKAIDGMITNFHLPQSSLLVMVSAFAGTDYILRSYREAKRKDYRFFSFGDCMLIN; from the coding sequence ATGGATATAAGTAAGTTTTCCTATAACCTTCCACCCCGCTTTATTGCCCAGAAACCATTGGCCCAGAGAGACAAGGCCAAACTTATGGTTCTGGACAGATCAAAAAAAGATATCAGGCATGATTATTTTTTTAATCTTGGTCATTATCTAAAACCAAATGATTGTCTGGTGTTAAATGAAAGCAAGGTGCAGAAATGCCGGCTTATGGGCACCAAAGAGAACACGGGGGCCAAAATAGAGTGTTTTGTTTTAGAAAAAATAAAAAAAAACAGTTACCTGGTATTGCTTAAGCCTTCAAAAAGGCTGGAGGAGGGCACCAGGGTATATATAGGTGAGCACTGGTTTGTAGTTAAGGATAAGAAGGATAAGGGTAAAGCAGTAGTTGAGTTTGATACTGATGTTCCGGTTCTGTTTGAAAAGTACGGACTGGTTCCATTGCCTCCCTATATTAAAAACAGCCATATTGAAGAGAAGGATTACCAGACGGTTTATGCCAGGATTGAAGGCTCGGCAGCGGCTCCTACTGCCGGCCTGCACTTTACCGGTTCACTTATGGACAGACTGAGAGCTAAGGGAATTATTTTTGCTTATGTTGGGTTGGATATTGGAATAGATACCTTCAGGCCTATAAGGGAATCCAACATAGAAGACCACCAGATACATAGTGAACACTATTATCTAAACCAGGATCAGGCTGGAATTATTAATGGGGCCAGAAACAAGGGAGGAAAAATTATAGCAGTGGGAACCACCACTACCAGAGTACTGGAAACAGTGATGGAAAAACACCAGAGAATAACCGCAGATAAAGGACAGACTTCCCTTTATATTTACCCCGGTTACCAGTTTAAGGCAATTGATGGCATGATAACCAATTTCCATCTTCCCCAATCCAGCCTGCTGGTAATGGTCAGTGCTTTTGCGGGGACAGACTATATTCTTCGGTCATACCGGGAAGCTAAAAGAAAAGATTACAGGTTCTTTAGTTTTGGGGACTGTATGCTGATAAACTAG
- the pdxS gene encoding pyridoxal 5'-phosphate synthase lyase subunit PdxS, with the protein MEKGTIRVKAGLAEMLKGGVIMDVTTVEQAKIAEEAGAVSVMALEKIPADIRAAGGVARMTDPEIILQIMDAVSIPVMAKARIGHFGEAQILQSIGIDYIDESEVLTPADDRNHIDKWNFKVPFVCGANNLGEALRRIAEGAAMIRTKGEAGTGDVLHAVKHLRAIFGEINRIAGLPRDELMTVAKEMGAPYDLVVYVHENRKLPVVNFSAGGISTPADAAMIMQLGMDGLFVGSGIFKSENPMKMAQAIVEATTHYNDPQVLARVSRGLGSAMHGIAAASIQKDDMLSVRGW; encoded by the coding sequence ATGGAAAAGGGAACAATAAGAGTAAAAGCAGGACTGGCTGAAATGCTCAAGGGTGGAGTCATCATGGATGTCACCACTGTAGAGCAGGCAAAGATTGCTGAAGAAGCAGGCGCAGTATCGGTTATGGCTTTAGAAAAAATACCTGCAGATATCAGGGCTGCTGGCGGTGTGGCCAGAATGACCGATCCTGAAATAATACTGCAAATAATGGATGCAGTATCCATACCGGTTATGGCTAAGGCAAGGATAGGACATTTTGGGGAAGCACAGATACTTCAGTCCATAGGTATTGATTATATTGATGAAAGTGAAGTGCTTACTCCCGCCGATGACCGTAACCACATAGATAAATGGAATTTCAAGGTTCCTTTCGTTTGCGGAGCAAATAATCTGGGAGAGGCTTTAAGAAGGATAGCGGAAGGTGCAGCCATGATAAGGACAAAGGGAGAAGCCGGGACCGGTGATGTATTGCATGCAGTAAAACATCTGAGGGCAATATTTGGAGAAATCAACAGGATAGCTGGATTGCCCAGGGACGAACTTATGACCGTGGCCAAAGAAATGGGTGCGCCCTATGATCTGGTAGTGTATGTACACGAGAACCGTAAATTACCGGTAGTAAACTTCTCGGCAGGAGGTATATCCACTCCTGCGGATGCGGCTATGATCATGCAGCTGGGCATGGACGGCCTGTTTGTAGGTTCCGGAATATTTAAATCCGAAAATCCCATGAAGATGGCCCAGGCTATAGTGGAAGCTACTACTCATTACAATGACCCCCAGGTACTGGCCAGGGTGTCCAGAGGCCTGGGAAGCGCTATGCACGGTATTGCTGCTGCATCTATCCAGAAAGACGATATGCTGTCAGTCCGGGGATGGTAA
- the tgt gene encoding tRNA guanosine(34) transglycosylase Tgt, with amino-acid sequence MEIFKTIKKDIHTQARTGLLKLDKGSVDTPVFMPVGTKATVKAMTVEQLYEMGCKLILGNVYHLYLQPGIEIIKKAGGLHNFMNWKQNILTDSGGFQVFSLGDIRKVQDEGVEFKSIIDGSFHFFTPDKVVEIQLDLGSDIMMVLDECIPFTEDYSYTREAAERTLDWAQKSLKKRRSVDSHSAIFGVVQGGFIKDLRRFSAEAISDMGFDGIAVGGLSVGEDRNLTMDMLAYTVEYVRKDKPLYFMGLGDPLGLLEAISLGVDMFDCVLPTRISRNGSAFTRLGKINIKNSCYRQDMNPLDKQCGCYTCKNYSRAYIRHLHKSGEILASILLSIHNVYFLFDMVNEAKQAIRGGKFSSFYQDFSHNYKK; translated from the coding sequence ATGGAAATTTTTAAAACAATAAAAAAAGATATTCACACCCAGGCACGAACCGGTCTGCTGAAACTGGATAAGGGTAGTGTAGATACTCCGGTTTTCATGCCGGTTGGCACTAAAGCTACAGTAAAGGCAATGACCGTGGAACAGCTTTATGAGATGGGCTGTAAGCTGATACTGGGCAATGTTTACCATCTGTATCTTCAGCCAGGGATAGAAATTATAAAAAAAGCAGGCGGGTTGCACAATTTTATGAACTGGAAACAGAATATCTTAACTGACAGTGGAGGATTTCAGGTGTTCAGTCTGGGAGATATCAGAAAAGTACAGGATGAAGGGGTGGAGTTTAAATCCATTATTGATGGGTCCTTTCATTTTTTCACTCCCGATAAAGTTGTGGAGATCCAATTGGACCTGGGCTCAGATATCATGATGGTTTTAGATGAATGCATTCCATTTACCGAAGACTATAGTTATACCAGGGAGGCTGCTGAAAGGACCCTTGACTGGGCCCAAAAATCTCTGAAGAAGAGAAGGAGTGTAGACAGCCATTCTGCAATATTTGGGGTAGTACAGGGAGGTTTTATCAAAGATCTAAGGCGTTTCAGTGCTGAAGCAATATCAGATATGGGTTTTGATGGGATAGCTGTGGGAGGTTTAAGCGTAGGTGAAGACAGAAACCTTACCATGGATATGCTGGCCTATACCGTTGAATATGTAAGAAAGGACAAACCTCTATATTTTATGGGGCTGGGGGATCCTCTGGGACTTCTGGAAGCCATAAGCCTGGGTGTGGATATGTTTGATTGCGTACTTCCTACCAGAATAAGCAGAAATGGAAGTGCCTTTACCAGGCTGGGGAAGATAAATATAAAAAATAGCTGCTACAGACAGGACATGAACCCTTTAGATAAGCAATGTGGTTGTTATACCTGCAAGAATTATTCCAGAGCTTATATCCGGCATTTACATAAAAGTGGAGAAATACTTGCCAGTATCCTGTTAAGCATTCATAATGTATATTTTCTGTTTGATATGGTAAATGAGGCTAAACAGGCTATAAGGGGAGGGAAATTTAGCTCTTTTTACCAGGATTTCAGTCATAATTATAAAAAATAG
- the ruvB gene encoding Holliday junction branch migration DNA helicase RuvB, whose amino-acid sequence MNPKHASEDVELDKSLRPRLTSDFIGQKKIVENLMVFISSAKKRQRPLDHVILSGPPGLGKTCLAEIIANELNVNFRVTSGPAIDRPGDLAAILTNLENFDVLFIDEIHRLNRSVEEILYPAMEDYKLDIIIGKGPSARSIRIDIAPFTIIGATTRIGLVASPLRDRFGVNLRLDYYEHESLVNIIKRSAKILGLQISDSGAEAIAGRSRGTPRIANRLLKRVRDYALVYGQEKIDKELAKKALIKLEIDKLGLDLIDKKILDTIIFKFSGGPVGVGTIAASIGEEVNTVEDVYEPYLLQLGFIKRTAKGRVATRLAYKHFGIDKKENPSLF is encoded by the coding sequence ATAAATCCTAAACATGCCAGTGAAGATGTGGAGCTGGATAAGAGTCTAAGGCCCAGATTAACTTCTGATTTTATAGGGCAAAAAAAGATTGTTGAAAACCTTATGGTGTTTATTAGTTCTGCAAAGAAAAGGCAGAGGCCGCTGGATCATGTAATATTGTCCGGACCTCCGGGACTGGGCAAGACCTGTCTGGCAGAAATTATTGCAAATGAACTGAATGTTAATTTCAGGGTTACATCTGGCCCGGCAATAGACAGGCCCGGAGACCTGGCTGCTATTTTAACTAATCTGGAAAACTTTGATGTGCTGTTTATTGATGAGATTCATCGTTTAAACCGTTCAGTCGAAGAAATTTTGTATCCGGCTATGGAAGATTACAAACTGGATATAATTATAGGAAAAGGACCTTCAGCCCGGTCAATCAGGATAGATATTGCCCCCTTTACCATAATTGGCGCTACTACCCGGATTGGGTTGGTAGCTTCGCCTTTAAGAGACAGGTTTGGCGTAAACCTGAGGCTGGACTACTATGAACATGAAAGCCTGGTAAACATAATCAAAAGATCTGCAAAAATACTGGGGCTTCAAATAAGCGATTCGGGTGCAGAAGCCATAGCCGGCAGAAGCAGGGGAACTCCCAGGATTGCCAACCGCTTACTTAAAAGGGTACGGGATTATGCTCTGGTGTACGGACAGGAGAAAATTGATAAGGAGCTGGCTAAAAAAGCACTGATAAAATTAGAAATAGATAAATTAGGGCTGGATCTTATAGATAAAAAGATTCTGGATACCATAATTTTTAAGTTTAGCGGCGGACCGGTAGGGGTGGGCACCATTGCTGCTTCCATCGGGGAAGAAGTAAATACGGTTGAAGATGTTTATGAACCATATCTGCTTCAGCTTGGTTTTATAAAGAGAACTGCTAAGGGCAGAGTAGCCACCAGACTGGCTTACAAGCATTTCGGCATAGATAAAAAAGAAAACCCCAGCCTGTTTTAG
- the pdxT gene encoding pyridoxal 5'-phosphate synthase glutaminase subunit PdxT has product MKPAVGVLALQGAFREHIKAINKSGAIAFEIRWPEQLDKADGLIIPGGESTTIHKLLYRYDFKKKLDGFYQEGKPIFGTCAGMIMVARKVVDEVFGLNYIDIVVKRNAYGRQIESFEQYVDIDFNQPSAGKKFKAIFIRAPRILEAGPSVKVLAKNGDDIILARKNNVLVSSFHPELGSDNRVHEYFVDMVKNSKGEA; this is encoded by the coding sequence ATGAAGCCTGCTGTGGGGGTACTGGCTCTGCAGGGAGCTTTCCGGGAGCATATTAAAGCAATAAATAAAAGCGGGGCAATAGCTTTTGAAATAAGATGGCCGGAGCAATTAGATAAGGCCGATGGCCTGATTATACCCGGAGGGGAAAGCACTACTATACATAAGCTGCTTTACAGGTATGATTTTAAGAAAAAACTGGACGGGTTTTATCAGGAGGGGAAACCCATTTTTGGTACCTGTGCCGGAATGATAATGGTTGCCAGAAAAGTTGTAGATGAAGTTTTTGGCCTTAATTATATAGATATAGTGGTTAAACGAAATGCTTACGGAAGGCAGATTGAAAGCTTTGAGCAGTATGTGGATATTGATTTCAACCAGCCTTCGGCCGGCAAGAAATTTAAGGCGATATTTATAAGGGCGCCTAGAATTTTGGAAGCGGGTCCTTCGGTTAAGGTTCTGGCAAAAAATGGTGATGATATAATTTTGGCCAGAAAAAACAATGTACTGGTAAGCTCTTTTCATCCAGAGCTGGGTTCAGATAATAGAGTTCATGAATATTTTGTAGATATGGTAAAAAATAGCAAAGGGGAGGCATAG
- the ruvA gene encoding Holliday junction branch migration protein RuvA codes for MISKLYGTIIDKDPSSIILKAGDIGFEVLISARTFEKLPPAGEEVTLDIYTHVREDAINLVGFSSMDEKKVFLKLLEVSGVSIKIALSAFSIYGSQEIRNIITSKDVDLLKRVPGIGKKLAERILLELSEKFGADEGLTVKVAGDNRVEEVRQALKSLGYNTGEIEKALKKINLDKIGNQKTEDILRLALKEV; via the coding sequence ATGATATCAAAACTTTATGGAACAATTATAGATAAGGACCCTTCAAGCATCATACTGAAGGCAGGGGATATAGGGTTTGAGGTTTTAATTTCTGCCAGGACCTTCGAAAAACTACCTCCGGCCGGAGAAGAGGTAACCCTGGATATATATACCCACGTAAGAGAAGATGCTATTAATCTGGTGGGTTTCAGCTCAATGGATGAAAAAAAGGTATTCTTGAAATTATTGGAGGTAAGCGGGGTATCAATAAAAATAGCATTAAGCGCTTTTTCCATATACGGGTCCCAGGAAATCAGGAATATAATAACCAGCAAAGATGTAGATTTGTTAAAAAGGGTACCAGGCATAGGGAAAAAACTTGCTGAGAGAATATTGCTGGAGCTGAGTGAAAAATTCGGGGCAGATGAGGGCCTGACGGTCAAAGTTGCTGGAGATAACCGGGTAGAGGAAGTAAGGCAGGCCTTAAAATCCCTTGGTTACAATACAGGGGAGATAGAAAAAGCTCTTAAAAAAATTAATTTGGATAAAATTGGAAACCAGAAAACGGAAGACATCTTGAGATTAGCCTTAAAGGAGGTTTAA
- a CDS encoding M48 family metallopeptidase yields MYEEISKNRVKTYFIIAFFLAFVAAIGYFIGIYIDYRYQVSSTYSVIIMVFALIIAVIISFASYYNSDKIVLGLTRAKPITREENPRVYYIVEGLSIAAGMPRPKIYVIDDSALNAFATGRNPEKSVIVFTRGLIENLDDQELKGVAAHELSHIKNYDILLGTIIVVLVGMITIISNILLRSFFFGGRRRSSRSSGGVLSLVLVAVGVILILLSPLIATIIRLAVSRNREYLADSSGAMLTRYPAGLASALRKISVQSKVKTANNATAHLFISNPVGKKTAGFFKNLFNTHPPVEERIKRLEQMSLGVGV; encoded by the coding sequence TTTCTGGCTTTTGTTGCAGCCATAGGCTATTTTATAGGGATATATATTGATTACCGTTATCAGGTTAGCAGTACCTACTCGGTAATTATTATGGTGTTTGCGCTAATTATTGCAGTTATAATAAGTTTTGCAAGTTATTATAATAGTGATAAAATTGTTTTGGGCCTTACTAGGGCAAAGCCCATAACCAGAGAAGAAAATCCCAGGGTTTATTATATAGTTGAAGGTTTGTCTATTGCTGCCGGAATGCCCAGGCCCAAAATTTATGTTATAGATGATTCTGCTTTGAATGCTTTTGCTACCGGCAGAAATCCTGAGAAAAGCGTGATTGTATTTACACGCGGATTGATTGAAAATTTAGATGACCAGGAGCTGAAGGGGGTTGCCGCCCATGAGCTGTCACATATAAAAAATTATGATATACTCCTGGGAACTATAATAGTAGTGCTGGTAGGGATGATTACAATTATAAGCAATATTTTGCTCCGGAGTTTTTTCTTTGGCGGAAGAAGGAGGAGCAGCAGAAGTTCTGGAGGGGTATTATCCCTGGTGCTGGTGGCAGTGGGGGTAATATTAATATTGCTTTCCCCGTTAATTGCTACTATTATAAGGCTGGCTGTAAGCAGAAACAGGGAATACCTTGCCGATTCCAGCGGGGCTATGCTGACCAGATACCCGGCCGGGCTGGCCAGTGCTTTAAGGAAAATAAGTGTGCAGAGTAAGGTAAAAACAGCTAATAATGCAACCGCCCATCTGTTTATATCCAACCCGGTTGGAAAAAAGACCGCTGGATTTTTTAAAAATTTATTTAACACTCACCCCCCGGTAGAAGAAAGGATAAAAAGGCTGGAGCAGATGTCCTTGGGAGTGGGGGTCTAA